The Kitasatospora paranensis genome has a window encoding:
- a CDS encoding GH1 family beta-glucosidase, translating to MTVTDPHTTADLAAQTRPGAFPSGFAWGAATAAYQIEGAAAEDGRTPSIWDTFSHTPGKVAGGDTGDTAVDHYHRFRDDVRLMAELGLTSYRFSLSWPRIQPTGRGPAVERGLDFYRALTDELLAHGITPVATLYHWDLPQHLEDAGGWPQRDTAHRFADYAQIAAEALGDRIGIWTTLNEPWCSAFLGYASGVHAPGRTDPGDSLRAAHHLNLGHGLAVGALRAALPASAQIAVSLNLHAVRAHSEHPGDLDAARRIEAVGNRIWTSPMFKGRYDEDLLADTAHLVDWDTLVRPGDLAEISRPIDLLGLNYYNPTVVSSLDNAKDLPRHDGHGDSTHSPWPGADEVAFHLAPGEVTAMNWPIDPTGLSDSLLHLHREFGLPLLVTENGAAFDDTVEADGSVHDPQRAAYIQGHLGAVADAIAGGADVRGYYCWSLMDNFEWAYGYEKRFGMIHVDYDTLVRTPKTSARWYAEAIRTGRLDHSTDQR from the coding sequence ATGACCGTCACCGATCCGCACACCACCGCGGACCTCGCTGCCCAGACCCGCCCCGGTGCCTTCCCGTCCGGGTTCGCCTGGGGTGCGGCCACCGCCGCCTACCAGATCGAGGGTGCAGCCGCAGAGGACGGCCGCACTCCGTCGATCTGGGACACCTTCAGCCACACGCCCGGGAAGGTCGCCGGCGGCGACACCGGCGACACCGCGGTCGACCACTACCACCGGTTCCGCGACGACGTCCGGCTGATGGCCGAGCTCGGCCTCACCTCGTACCGGTTCTCGCTGTCCTGGCCCCGGATCCAGCCCACCGGCCGCGGCCCCGCCGTCGAACGCGGCCTGGACTTCTACCGCGCCCTGACCGACGAGCTGCTCGCCCACGGCATCACCCCGGTCGCCACCCTCTACCACTGGGACCTCCCCCAGCACCTGGAGGACGCCGGCGGCTGGCCGCAGCGCGACACCGCCCACCGCTTCGCCGACTACGCCCAGATCGCCGCCGAGGCCCTCGGCGACCGGATCGGCATCTGGACCACCCTCAACGAGCCGTGGTGCAGCGCCTTCCTCGGCTACGCCTCCGGCGTCCACGCCCCCGGCCGCACCGATCCCGGCGACTCGCTGCGCGCCGCCCACCACCTCAACCTCGGCCACGGCCTCGCCGTCGGCGCCCTGCGCGCCGCCCTCCCGGCCTCCGCGCAGATCGCCGTCTCGCTCAACCTGCACGCCGTCCGCGCGCACAGCGAGCACCCCGGCGACCTCGACGCCGCCCGCCGCATCGAAGCCGTCGGCAACCGCATCTGGACCAGCCCGATGTTCAAGGGCCGCTACGACGAGGACCTGCTCGCCGACACCGCCCACCTGGTCGACTGGGACACCCTCGTCCGGCCCGGCGACCTCGCCGAGATCTCCCGTCCGATCGACCTGCTCGGTCTCAACTACTACAACCCCACCGTCGTCTCGTCGCTGGACAACGCCAAGGACCTGCCCCGTCACGACGGCCACGGCGACAGCACCCACTCCCCCTGGCCCGGCGCCGACGAGGTCGCCTTCCACCTCGCCCCCGGCGAGGTCACCGCGATGAACTGGCCCATCGACCCCACCGGCCTGTCCGACTCGCTGCTGCACCTGCACCGCGAGTTCGGCCTGCCGCTGCTGGTCACCGAGAACGGGGCCGCCTTCGACGACACCGTCGAGGCCGACGGCAGCGTCCACGACCCGCAGCGCGCCGCGTACATCCAGGGCCACCTCGGCGCGGTCGCCGACGCCATCGCCGGCGGCGCCGACGTCCGCGGCTACTACTGCTGGTCCCTGATGGACAACTTCGAATGGGCCTACGGCTACGAGAAGCGCTTCGGCATGATCCACGTCGACTACGACACCCTCGTCCGCACCCCCAAGACCAGCGCCCGCTGGTACGCGGAGGCCATCCGCACCGGCCGGCTCGACCACAGCACCGACCAGCGCTGA